In one window of Thalassotalea agarivorans DNA:
- the arcA gene encoding two-component system response regulator ArcA yields the protein MQKINILIVEDEDVTRFNLKNLFEAEGYNVLEAANGEQMDQQLQNNNIQLVIMDINLPGKNGLLLARELTASNNAGLIFLTGRDSDIDKILGLEIGADDYLTKPFNPRELTIRARNILNRINQTKTESEAAIISFDGWVLDGNSRQMTSPEGNIFAIPRGEYRALRLLINNAGQIVTRQQLIKEMTGRDLRENDRTVDVTIRRLRKHFESIDGAPEFINTIHGEGYRFIGSLDAE from the coding sequence ATGCAAAAAATTAATATTTTAATTGTTGAAGATGAAGATGTAACACGCTTTAACCTTAAGAATCTGTTCGAAGCAGAAGGTTACAATGTGTTAGAAGCCGCCAATGGCGAGCAGATGGACCAACAATTACAAAATAATAATATTCAATTGGTCATCATGGATATTAACTTACCTGGTAAAAATGGATTGTTACTTGCGCGTGAGTTAACTGCTAGTAATAATGCAGGTCTTATCTTTTTGACTGGTCGCGACAGCGATATCGACAAAATTTTAGGTCTTGAAATTGGCGCTGATGATTACCTTACGAAACCATTTAACCCTCGTGAGTTAACCATTCGTGCGCGCAATATTCTTAATCGTATCAACCAAACTAAAACAGAATCAGAAGCAGCTATCATTAGTTTCGATGGCTGGGTTTTAGATGGAAACTCTCGCCAAATGACATCGCCTGAAGGCAACATTTTTGCGATTCCAAGAGGCGAGTACCGTGCGTTAAGATTGTTAATAAACAACGCTGGTCAAATCGTTACTCGTCAGCAACTGATTAAAGAAATGACAGGCCGTGACCTTCGTGAAAACGATCGTACAGTAGACGTAACTATTCGCCGTTTACGTAAGCATTTTGAATCAATTGATGGTGCCCCTGAATTTATCAACACAATTCACGGTGAAGGCTATCGTTTTATTGGTTCGTTAGACGCAGAGTAG
- the folE2 gene encoding GTP cyclohydrolase FolE2 has product MSSSMPDIANHSQALSEGTLDWVGMSNIEMPLQVSSEGQQPQVVTTSIDAFVNLLPPQAKGIHMSRLYLALDEMSGEQILCPAALQHVLNAFISSHSDLSDSAKVAITFDYHLRRKSLISGKEGWKAYPITVVGQIMQGNLSVELAIDVTYSSTCPCSAALARQLIQNAFTEQFSDEQISKDDVLAWLGTTDGINATPHSQRSVAQVKVKLPSDLAHFPIVQLIDLLENTLQTPVQAAVKREDEQEFARLNGQNLMFCEDAARKIQHSLNQQKSVEDFWVRINHYESLHAHDAVSITTKGVADGYTP; this is encoded by the coding sequence ATGTCATCATCCATGCCAGATATTGCCAACCATAGCCAAGCCTTATCAGAAGGTACATTAGACTGGGTCGGAATGAGCAATATCGAAATGCCACTGCAAGTGAGCAGTGAAGGCCAACAACCTCAAGTAGTTACCACCTCTATAGACGCTTTTGTTAATCTATTGCCGCCACAAGCAAAAGGGATTCATATGTCTCGCTTGTACTTGGCACTTGATGAAATGTCTGGTGAACAAATCCTGTGCCCAGCAGCGCTTCAACATGTATTAAATGCGTTTATTTCGAGCCACAGTGACTTGAGCGACAGCGCTAAGGTAGCTATTACCTTTGATTACCATTTACGCCGTAAATCACTTATCAGCGGTAAAGAAGGATGGAAAGCCTATCCTATCACTGTCGTTGGTCAGATTATGCAAGGTAATTTGAGTGTTGAACTTGCTATTGACGTCACTTACTCGTCAACTTGCCCGTGTTCAGCTGCTTTGGCACGTCAATTAATTCAAAATGCTTTTACAGAACAATTTAGTGATGAACAGATAAGTAAAGACGATGTATTAGCCTGGTTAGGCACGACCGATGGTATTAATGCAACCCCGCATAGCCAACGCTCTGTGGCGCAAGTAAAGGTTAAGTTACCAAGCGACTTAGCGCATTTTCCAATCGTACAACTAATCGACTTACTGGAAAATACTTTACAAACTCCTGTGCAAGCGGCAGTAAAACGTGAAGATGAGCAAGAGTTCGCGCGTCTCAACGGACAAAACTTAATGTTCTGTGAAGATGCCGCTAGAAAAATTCAGCATAGTTTGAATCAACAGAAGTCAGTTGAAGATTTTTGGGTTCGTATTAACCATTACGAATCCTTGCATGCCCATGATGCCGTGAGCATTACTACAAAGGGCGTTGCTGACGGTTATACCCCGTAA
- a CDS encoding M16 family metallopeptidase codes for MKTSLLVLTFLIQICISCFANTKEQAPLGLKPQDFRLPPIRSLTLANGLKVSFIQWGRTPLAKVALVSNTGQAFWQQNPAVPLVAYYLMANHSLSKIDKQKLANYGGQLSFQVGIEQSAITIEVVTEYSAETVRLLAKSMLSSQFSQAHLTEAKDALAKQLLSKNAINAERLQKIAFQNVFLNHPLQLAMLTKESIRNVNLAQVQNFISQAIEPNSSHLYVAGVLEQDEIAGSIQSAFGRWKFGQSTKLPELNLAKKPNISIYKDDTMNNVIVSVALAAPPLSSEGAITLSILKQWVDQHLRQQLSDVALVDDFHSQLYFTTMQTVWVMSVKTHPEQGAGALSRIVKGLAFIRETTPSPSTLTRAHANASSAFLFKLQDREDVIRAISLMHLHQLPVKFLAQYVYRMSQVKGKSVKALSQLILADQKLHVIVIGNTQVVIPALKQLPELKQYW; via the coding sequence ATGAAAACTAGTTTGCTCGTACTCACTTTCCTCATCCAAATCTGTATTTCATGTTTTGCTAATACAAAAGAGCAAGCGCCACTGGGGTTAAAGCCGCAAGATTTTAGATTACCTCCGATTCGCTCTTTAACATTAGCAAATGGATTAAAAGTGAGTTTTATTCAGTGGGGGCGAACACCGCTGGCAAAAGTGGCGCTAGTGTCAAATACTGGGCAGGCTTTCTGGCAACAAAACCCTGCAGTGCCGCTTGTTGCCTATTACTTAATGGCAAACCATAGTTTAAGCAAAATTGATAAACAAAAGTTAGCAAATTATGGCGGACAACTATCGTTTCAGGTAGGTATTGAACAAAGCGCTATTACTATTGAAGTGGTTACAGAGTATTCGGCTGAAACTGTACGTTTGCTGGCGAAATCTATGCTAAGCAGTCAGTTTTCTCAAGCCCATCTTACTGAGGCGAAAGACGCGCTAGCAAAGCAGTTGCTTTCAAAAAATGCGATTAATGCTGAGCGATTACAAAAAATTGCCTTTCAAAATGTGTTTCTGAATCATCCTTTACAACTCGCTATGTTGACCAAAGAGAGTATTCGAAACGTTAATTTGGCCCAGGTACAAAACTTTATTTCACAAGCTATAGAGCCTAACAGCAGTCATTTGTATGTTGCCGGGGTGCTTGAGCAGGATGAAATTGCCGGTTCCATTCAATCGGCATTTGGACGATGGAAGTTTGGTCAATCAACTAAGTTACCAGAGCTGAACCTAGCCAAAAAACCTAATATATCGATTTATAAAGACGACACCATGAACAACGTTATTGTATCGGTAGCGCTAGCCGCTCCTCCTCTAAGTAGCGAAGGTGCAATAACATTGTCCATTTTAAAGCAGTGGGTAGATCAACATTTACGCCAACAGCTTAGCGATGTTGCTTTGGTAGATGATTTTCATAGTCAATTGTACTTCACCACGATGCAAACTGTCTGGGTAATGAGTGTTAAGACGCACCCAGAGCAGGGAGCAGGAGCCCTTTCTCGTATAGTGAAAGGGCTGGCTTTTATCAGAGAAACAACACCCTCTCCTAGCACACTAACTCGTGCTCATGCGAATGCAAGCAGTGCTTTTTTGTTCAAACTCCAAGATAGAGAAGATGTTATACGCGCGATATCATTGATGCACTTGCACCAATTGCCGGTGAAATTTCTTGCTCAATACGTTTATCGCATGTCGCAAGTTAAAGGCAAATCGGTGAAAGCTTTAAGCCAGTTAATACTGGCAGATCAAAAACTCCATGTTATTGTTATTGGTAACACGCAAGTTGTAATTCCCGCATTAAAACAATTACCTGAGCTTAAGCAATATTGGTAA
- a CDS encoding methyltransferase → MSIANTNQVLLRNIDYLESKTPLFIDIECDGFFSAFNEHFPEASIHCHSTRFDLYQSYQKQNKISHASFAAAYTGNADVKHDLIVIAFPKSKREFTYTLSSLANYIEEEAEIIIVGEKKGGVASAPKLTNALLSMCNKIDAARHCMMFYGKFQPQLPSFDINEWFEQYRITLNDVSLVVSALPGVFSQQNLDKGTALLLENLPVKMAGKTLDFGCGAGVIASYIALKYPATQVELLDVSALALASAEKTMTNNGVLGRCFASNSLGNVKERYEHIVSNPPFHQGIKTHYQATEQFLHGAKKCLNKQGTMTIVANSFLKYPPILKQHFGDVDILDQAQGFSIYFCTNR, encoded by the coding sequence ATGAGCATTGCAAATACTAATCAAGTCCTGTTGCGAAATATTGATTACTTAGAAAGTAAAACGCCTCTCTTTATTGATATCGAGTGTGATGGGTTCTTCTCTGCATTTAATGAGCACTTTCCAGAAGCAAGTATTCATTGCCATTCGACACGCTTCGATTTGTATCAAAGCTATCAAAAGCAAAACAAGATTAGCCATGCAAGTTTCGCCGCCGCGTATACAGGCAATGCTGATGTAAAACACGATTTAATCGTTATCGCCTTTCCAAAAAGTAAACGCGAATTTACTTATACATTGTCTTCTTTAGCCAACTACATTGAAGAAGAAGCGGAAATTATCATAGTGGGTGAGAAAAAAGGTGGCGTAGCCTCAGCCCCTAAGCTAACAAATGCGTTGCTATCGATGTGCAATAAAATAGACGCGGCTAGACACTGCATGATGTTCTATGGCAAATTTCAGCCGCAATTGCCAAGCTTTGATATCAACGAATGGTTTGAACAATACCGTATTACATTAAATGATGTGTCACTTGTAGTATCGGCTCTGCCAGGGGTGTTTAGTCAACAGAACTTGGACAAAGGCACCGCATTGTTACTTGAAAACTTACCTGTGAAAATGGCTGGTAAAACATTGGATTTCGGTTGTGGTGCGGGCGTTATTGCAAGTTACATCGCTTTAAAATATCCAGCGACACAAGTAGAACTTCTCGATGTTAGCGCATTAGCTCTTGCAAGCGCAGAAAAAACAATGACTAATAATGGTGTACTAGGTCGATGTTTCGCCTCCAATAGTTTAGGTAATGTCAAAGAGCGATATGAGCATATTGTATCAAACCCTCCTTTTCATCAGGGCATAAAAACTCATTATCAGGCAACTGAGCAATTCTTGCATGGCGCTAAAAAATGTCTAAATAAGCAAGGAACGATGACAATTGTCGCCAATAGCTTTTTAAAATATCCGCCCATACTCAAGCAACATTTTGGTGACGTCGACATTCTTGATCAAGCACAAGGTTTTAGTATCTATTTTTGTACAAATAGATAA
- a CDS encoding Hpt domain-containing protein codes for MEKLHLDEALLEGYLSRLGKDTVVKMLDLYLNQVEQYLSDITKAATSSDNSDWTNACHKMKGAAGSVGLLKVYQLSADCEKSALSATQKAQLVEKMAEENNQAIAFFKQWLESV; via the coding sequence ATGGAAAAACTTCACTTAGATGAAGCCCTACTAGAGGGTTACTTAAGTCGTTTGGGTAAGGATACAGTCGTGAAAATGCTTGATTTGTACCTAAATCAAGTAGAGCAGTATTTATCGGATATCACCAAAGCCGCTACTTCAAGTGATAATTCAGACTGGACAAATGCTTGTCATAAGATGAAAGGGGCAGCGGGTAGTGTAGGGCTGTTGAAAGTTTATCAGTTGTCAGCCGATTGCGAGAAAAGCGCGTTATCTGCAACGCAAAAAGCGCAACTGGTTGAAAAAATGGCGGAAGAAAACAATCAAGCCATCGCTTTTTTCAAACAATGGCTTGAGTCGGTATAA
- a CDS encoding succinylglutamate desuccinylase/aspartoacylase family protein: MGELASGAALTVPVYRIKGNGTGPNVYIQANMHGAEVQGNAVIFQLLELLRDTQLKGDITLVPYANPVGCNHKNGEYTLGRFDPITGVNWNRMYHFDDSYIEQFAQQNHATDVEKIKHQFQQRMLQAIEQKLEHNQFGLTTGQRIAYQLQYMAHQADIVLDLHTGPISSKHLYCPEYAVESAKYFDIPHTILIPNSFAGAMDEATFCPWWTLTDAFAAQGRAVNFEKESFTVELGSQELIDLEVAKEDAKSILSYLRYKSVLTDEQYQPSNMTRYACWLKDYKAFYSPMGGMVDYLAEFGQPLPPGEPLARILRMDNYGDGDPLHYLTLDKTVIPILHFASASVNQGTELYKVFTEYFELQ; the protein is encoded by the coding sequence ATGGGGGAGCTTGCCAGTGGTGCGGCGCTTACCGTGCCTGTTTATAGAATAAAGGGAAATGGTACTGGCCCTAATGTCTACATACAGGCGAATATGCATGGCGCAGAGGTGCAAGGAAATGCTGTTATTTTTCAGTTGCTTGAGCTCCTTAGGGACACACAACTAAAGGGTGATATAACACTCGTTCCTTATGCAAACCCAGTAGGTTGTAACCATAAAAATGGCGAGTACACGCTTGGCAGGTTTGATCCCATTACTGGCGTTAATTGGAATCGTATGTACCATTTTGACGATTCTTATATCGAACAGTTTGCGCAACAAAACCATGCAACTGATGTTGAAAAAATTAAACACCAATTTCAACAACGTATGTTACAGGCAATTGAGCAAAAGTTAGAGCACAATCAGTTTGGCTTAACTACGGGTCAACGCATTGCCTATCAATTGCAATATATGGCGCATCAAGCAGACATTGTATTAGATCTCCACACAGGTCCCATTTCAAGTAAGCACCTTTATTGCCCTGAATATGCGGTTGAAAGTGCAAAATATTTTGATATTCCACATACCATTTTGATTCCCAATAGTTTTGCCGGCGCCATGGATGAAGCAACTTTTTGTCCTTGGTGGACGCTAACTGATGCCTTTGCAGCACAGGGTAGGGCGGTTAACTTTGAAAAGGAAAGTTTTACTGTTGAACTAGGTTCTCAAGAACTGATCGATTTAGAAGTGGCTAAAGAAGATGCAAAAAGCATTCTTAGCTACTTACGCTATAAATCAGTACTGACTGATGAGCAGTATCAGCCAAGCAACATGACACGTTATGCCTGTTGGTTAAAAGACTACAAAGCGTTTTATTCGCCAATGGGTGGCATGGTGGATTATTTAGCTGAGTTTGGCCAACCTTTGCCACCTGGCGAACCGTTAGCAAGAATTCTTAGAATGGATAATTATGGCGATGGCGATCCGTTGCACTATTTGACGTTAGACAAAACAGTGATCCCTATTTTACATTTCGCATCAGCTAGTGTTAACCAAGGAACTGAATTGTATAAGGTATTTACTGAGTACTTCGAATTACAATAA
- a CDS encoding M16 family metallopeptidase has translation MRQIKRLTLVFIICIFQGCSEPEDVAREQSPSEQAPTQDLIDLITRETALKAQADHFIPVEHYQLDNGMKVVLSKDPRASVASLSFYYGVGYRNESIAQTGVSSLVQSIMMDAKLGDEQVTIAALAQQLGAKVNASVREDFSAYYAQMPGYKIEPFIWAHAKQLSHLYSQDYNLLTQKLALKKQRQYHQMNPLYGFPWHYLKMLAYRDAESKRSLFTTPQEKLDKPLINKFVSERYQMNNVTLVVTGNFDPIWVKSLVKSYFTDFKREKSLEELVETLISPTVASQTKTLPSIPKNAYAVAFHMPQKDSKDYLAMWVVSQWLLSKEGDLAKVFIDKYQITNQIEGGINFLSGFHFFNRDPALLTFSFIAEKAVSSAQVTSYFDEALSPLMQGALTSDLLREMKVAWRVAYYKRLEQDGGLYRGELLASLLAMGKEPRVINDIESQVNALNSADIANAMRQYVANNKRISLTVTQQSDNGGENEN, from the coding sequence TTGAGACAAATTAAGCGGTTAACCTTAGTATTTATCATCTGCATTTTTCAGGGCTGCTCTGAACCTGAGGATGTTGCGCGCGAGCAGTCGCCGTCTGAGCAAGCACCTACACAAGACCTGATCGATTTAATCACACGAGAAACAGCGCTAAAAGCACAAGCCGACCATTTTATTCCAGTAGAGCATTATCAACTGGACAATGGGATGAAGGTTGTTTTGTCCAAGGATCCAAGAGCGTCTGTGGCATCGTTGTCATTCTATTATGGCGTGGGTTATCGCAATGAATCCATTGCCCAAACAGGTGTTTCTTCTTTGGTTCAATCCATAATGATGGATGCAAAGCTCGGCGATGAACAGGTGACGATTGCTGCGTTAGCTCAACAATTAGGTGCAAAAGTCAATGCGTCTGTGCGTGAAGATTTTAGCGCTTACTATGCACAAATGCCGGGTTACAAGATTGAGCCTTTCATTTGGGCACACGCGAAACAACTTAGTCATCTCTATAGCCAAGACTATAACTTGCTGACTCAGAAACTCGCGCTAAAAAAGCAACGTCAATATCATCAGATGAATCCTTTATATGGCTTTCCTTGGCACTATTTAAAAATGCTCGCATATAGAGATGCGGAATCCAAGCGTAGTCTGTTTACGACACCTCAAGAAAAACTTGATAAGCCCTTGATAAACAAGTTTGTGTCAGAGCGCTATCAAATGAACAACGTAACTTTAGTTGTTACCGGTAACTTTGATCCAATTTGGGTAAAATCTTTAGTAAAAAGCTATTTCACTGATTTTAAGCGCGAAAAGTCTCTAGAAGAACTAGTAGAAACGCTAATTTCGCCAACGGTTGCATCTCAAACGAAAACGCTTCCCAGTATACCCAAAAACGCCTATGCCGTTGCATTTCATATGCCCCAAAAAGACAGTAAAGACTATTTAGCGATGTGGGTAGTGAGTCAATGGCTGCTTAGTAAAGAAGGCGACCTTGCAAAAGTGTTTATTGATAAATATCAGATCACCAATCAAATAGAGGGCGGTATTAATTTTCTTAGTGGTTTTCACTTTTTCAATCGAGATCCCGCTTTGCTCACATTTAGCTTTATTGCGGAGAAAGCAGTCTCTTCAGCGCAAGTAACCTCCTATTTTGATGAAGCATTGTCGCCTTTAATGCAGGGCGCTCTAACAAGTGACCTTTTGCGAGAAATGAAAGTTGCATGGCGAGTTGCCTACTATAAAAGGTTGGAGCAAGATGGAGGCTTGTATCGAGGTGAATTGTTGGCGAGTCTACTTGCCATGGGTAAAGAGCCTAGAGTCATCAATGATATTGAAAGTCAGGTCAATGCACTAAACAGCGCCGATATCGCAAATGCGATGCGTCAATATGTTGCAAACAATAAGAGAATCTCTTTAACCGTAACGCAGCAAAGTGATAATGGTGGCGAAAATGAAAACTAG
- a CDS encoding TonB-dependent receptor has translation MKKSKLANAISAIVTVAATAAALPAFAENISGVVKNSQGEAIANARVSVHAGKHSTVTNEQGEFSLEGIKAEEIELHVEASNYVHVNQSFNLSNGDVSGVSLTMSPTVMEIVDVYSTPLHASSIESAQPINVLAGEELRAKQASTLGETLKYEVGVHSTYYGPVSSSPVIRGLEGGRVVIAQNGLDVGDASRVGPDHVVTTESLTATQIEVLRGPATLFYGSGAIGGVVNIVDHRVPSSSDTEFEWQLGHNTVAEENHAAINLQTGTEKFAFHVDAFWRDADDYKIAGPAELEEDHEEHEAHEGEEHDHEEHGEEGTLENSSSNSHGYTVGASYLLDNGFFGMSYGRLEKEYGIPGHSHGHEEEVHADEHAGEEAEAHEEHEEEGVSAKMVQDRIQFISELGFDGNFINGLNLKAAYTDYQHQEIEEGMVGTSFKNKSSEFRADIFHSPIWGFDGVWSIHAKHSDFEALGEEAFTPPSETTAIALAWIEEKHFGDVLLQLGARVEHVEIDAMPFELEHEEHEGEHAGEEPDAHEEHDHDEDFAHQDYTPVSLSAGIVWDYTQGYNIGLSTSYSQRAPSASELFSAGPHIGTNSYEIGALYEVHEEGEEIHIEPHHGNIELESSANIDLTWRKFEGDFGFVISAYYSQVNDFFYQENTGLYFEEHGHDHGGTEPELVAEEEHHGEEGHEDGLPIYQWVQRDVELYGLEAEVKYRLTDNLTSSLFGDYTVGKLKTGEYLPRISPMRIGGQLTYTAESFDAELGFNHYFEQDKVAVDETTTDAYTLVDARFNYHLGAFDQDIVLYVKAENLLDENARVHTSFIKNVAPLPGRNFGLGIRGSF, from the coding sequence ATGAAAAAGTCTAAATTAGCGAATGCTATTTCCGCTATTGTAACTGTGGCTGCTACTGCTGCTGCACTTCCTGCATTTGCGGAAAATATTTCAGGTGTTGTTAAGAATTCACAAGGCGAAGCAATTGCGAATGCTCGCGTATCTGTACATGCGGGGAAACACTCCACCGTTACAAATGAACAAGGTGAATTCAGCTTAGAAGGCATCAAAGCGGAGGAAATTGAACTTCATGTAGAAGCGAGCAATTATGTGCACGTTAACCAGAGCTTCAATTTATCCAACGGTGATGTATCGGGCGTTTCGCTAACTATGTCTCCAACAGTAATGGAAATTGTTGATGTTTATTCAACACCATTGCACGCCTCTTCAATAGAATCTGCGCAACCAATCAACGTTTTGGCTGGTGAAGAATTACGCGCGAAACAGGCATCTACACTTGGTGAAACACTTAAGTATGAAGTGGGTGTTCACTCTACTTACTATGGTCCGGTATCTAGTAGTCCAGTGATTCGTGGCCTAGAAGGCGGTCGTGTGGTTATAGCACAAAATGGTTTAGATGTAGGTGATGCGTCTCGTGTTGGCCCAGACCACGTGGTAACAACAGAATCATTAACAGCGACACAAATCGAAGTATTACGCGGACCTGCAACATTATTTTACGGTAGCGGTGCTATTGGCGGTGTTGTTAATATAGTAGATCACCGTGTACCAAGCAGCAGCGACACTGAATTTGAATGGCAGCTTGGCCATAATACTGTCGCTGAAGAAAATCATGCTGCAATCAACTTACAAACAGGCACTGAAAAATTTGCATTCCATGTAGACGCTTTCTGGCGTGATGCTGACGACTATAAAATTGCTGGTCCTGCAGAGCTTGAAGAAGACCATGAAGAGCATGAAGCACATGAAGGTGAAGAGCACGATCATGAAGAGCATGGTGAAGAAGGTACATTAGAAAATAGCTCAAGTAACAGCCATGGCTATACTGTGGGTGCAAGCTATCTGTTGGACAACGGTTTCTTCGGCATGTCATACGGCCGTTTAGAAAAAGAATACGGTATTCCAGGTCATAGTCACGGTCACGAAGAAGAGGTACATGCAGACGAACATGCAGGCGAAGAAGCGGAAGCACATGAAGAGCACGAAGAAGAAGGTGTAAGTGCGAAGATGGTACAAGACCGAATTCAATTTATCAGTGAATTAGGTTTTGATGGCAATTTCATTAATGGATTAAACCTTAAAGCTGCCTACACTGACTACCAACATCAAGAAATTGAAGAAGGTATGGTTGGTACTAGCTTTAAAAACAAAAGCTCCGAGTTCCGCGCAGATATCTTCCACAGCCCTATCTGGGGTTTTGATGGTGTTTGGTCTATTCACGCAAAACACAGTGACTTTGAAGCGCTAGGTGAAGAAGCATTTACACCGCCGTCAGAAACAACAGCTATTGCGTTAGCATGGATTGAAGAAAAGCATTTTGGTGACGTATTGTTGCAATTAGGCGCTCGTGTAGAGCATGTTGAAATCGATGCAATGCCGTTTGAATTAGAGCACGAAGAGCATGAAGGTGAGCATGCTGGTGAAGAACCAGATGCGCATGAAGAGCATGATCATGACGAAGACTTTGCACACCAGGACTATACGCCGGTAAGTTTATCTGCTGGTATTGTTTGGGATTACACGCAAGGCTATAACATTGGTCTTTCAACTTCATATTCTCAGCGCGCTCCCTCGGCGAGTGAGTTATTCTCAGCAGGCCCACATATCGGTACTAATAGCTATGAAATCGGTGCCTTGTATGAAGTGCATGAAGAAGGTGAAGAAATTCACATTGAGCCTCATCATGGCAATATAGAATTAGAATCATCGGCTAATATCGACTTAACTTGGCGCAAGTTTGAGGGTGATTTCGGTTTTGTTATCAGTGCTTACTATAGCCAAGTAAATGACTTCTTCTACCAAGAAAATACAGGTTTGTATTTCGAAGAGCATGGTCACGACCATGGTGGTACTGAACCAGAGCTCGTTGCTGAAGAAGAGCATCACGGTGAGGAAGGGCATGAAGACGGCTTACCAATTTACCAATGGGTACAAAGAGACGTAGAGCTTTATGGTTTAGAAGCTGAAGTTAAATATCGTTTGACTGATAATCTAACCTCTAGCTTATTTGGTGATTATACGGTTGGTAAATTAAAAACAGGTGAATACTTGCCGCGTATCTCACCAATGCGCATTGGTGGCCAACTAACATACACTGCAGAGTCTTTTGATGCAGAACTTGGTTTTAATCATTACTTTGAGCAAGACAAAGTTGCTGTTGATGAAACAACAACAGATGCATACACATTAGTAGATGCACGCTTTAACTACCATCTAGGTGCGTTTGACCAAGATATCGTTTTATACGTAAAAGCTGAAAACTTGTTAGATGAAAATGCACGTGTGCATACCTCATTTATTAAGAATGTTGCGCCATTGCCAGGCCGTAACTTCGGTTTAGGTATTCGCGGTAGCTTCTAA